Sequence from the Acidihalobacter prosperus genome:
GCCAAGTGGATTATACTATCTAGCTTCTCATGAGCAATAGACGGCTCCAGCATCCTCAGAATCTCGCTTACTATCCGAGCAGATGCTGCATCACTCGGCAGGCGATGATGATCAATCAGAAGATCTAGCGCACAAAACTGAGATTTCCGGAACGAAGTAGCAAGACCCATAACTTATCGATCCTCTATTTTCGCAATACAGCAAAGACAGGTTTTCCAATCTACTAAACTAGAAATAGTAAACTCATCAATTCTCACAAATGTTTTGTTTGCCATGCTAATCACATTTTTGTGGGTTGTATATTATCAATAACCAGGAGTTCAACATGATGATCAATGATGAGTCGATGTTTTTCGCCGGCTGAGACCACAGCCAAATCCCCCTTAGAAAGTAAGGATCTCTTGCCGTCAACTTCCAAGGTCATATAGCCATCAAGGACAAAAAAAGTTTCTTCGGCGCCAGGATGCATATGCAAATTCGTACTCATTTCTTTCATATGCCTATGGCGCACATAGACACCGCCTATTTCGCCAAGCAACAAAGAACTCCAATGATTATCTCGTTCCCAGACCGGCGACGCACTTTTAACAATGATTGGCATCTTAGTAATCCTCTATTTCCCATTCCCATATTTCGAAATCGATGTTAACCTGTATATTTGAGATTTCCTAGATACAATTTACTACCCTGCTAAGTTTGTTGGCTTAACTCGACGGTTATAAACAACCCACTTTTGGCAGCTATCCTTTGCCGAAAGCCAATATAATGGCTGTTGCCCATCCACTCTATATCACTCTGCCCGACCTCAGATGCTCATGATTTGAATTGCCTTTACTGACGATCAGTTTTATGCTCGTATGCGACGCCTTTTTTTAACTCTCTATAAAATGCAAGACAATTGTCATAGATTATTCGTATGCGAGGTTGCTCTAAAATTTCAAATGCAGTTTCTCCTTGCGCGACAAAACCGTTGCTTTTATTTGCAAGCGCGTGCCAATCTTCTCGATCTTGCCATTCAGGGCGCGACCCATAATTCCACCGTAGAGATTCTAGTTTTGGATCTAATCCAAGGCTTTCAAAATAATGCCGAACGACTTCTTGCGGATATTCACGGAGTGATTGACCATCAATAACCAAGGGGGCAGTTCCAGTACCATGCATGAGAGTATTATAAAATCGGAATGATTCCTCATACCCTGTTTCTTCATATGTGAAGTTTTCCCGCATTTTATAAAGAGACGGCAAAACAAATTTTGGATGACGGATCAGGAAACTGTGTATAACGTTATCAGGAAATGAAAAATTATGGAATGGCTTCATGTGATAAGTCATCTCTTTGACAAACACAGGGCTCGAACAGCTTGCCTCTTTCAAATGTTCAACCACCTTCTCAATATCAGTCATTGATTCTGCGACCCTTCCAGAAGCAAACAATTTATAAGGCGTGATAAAAGGTTCTCCATAAACTTTAAAGTCTCCACGGTTATCCACCATTTTCTCGAATGCTGTGGAGACAGAGCGTGGAACACACCATAAGAACACGACAGGGTAACTCACGATACACTCCGAATTACTCAGCAGTCAGTAATATAGGCAACACTTGGATGCCTGGAGAATGAGCGGATCAGATTCGGCTGTGCGGCCATGTCGGCGAGTTGAAACTGGATGCGATCTTCCAGACGTTCTCCGGCACGCAACGGCCGGCGGGCATTGCCCGTGCGCTTGGCGTGGCTCCAGACCAGCTCGTCGGGATTGAGTTCGGGGGCATAGCCGGGCAGGAAGTGCAACGTCAACTTGCCCTTTGACTTGGCGACATACGTTTTGACGGCGCGGGTCTTGTGCGCAGGCAGATTATCGAGGATCAGATGCAGCGGCTTGCGTCGGCCGCGCATCAGGCGCTGTAGGAAGGTCACGAACAGGTCGCCGTTCAAGCCGCCCTTGTAAGTCGTGAACCAGAACGCCCCCTTGGCACTGACCGCCGAGGCGGCACTGATCCCTTGACGCTGTCCGGGCACCGAGACGACCGGCGTGTGTCCTTTGGCGCCCCATGTCTTGCCATGCACCGAGTCGGCACGAAAACCTGACTCGTCCCAAAAATAGATATCGGCCTTGTCCCGCTTGGCTTGGCGGGCAATCGCCGGATAGGTTTCCCGTTGCCAGCGCTCGATCGCGTCAGGATCCCGCTGATACGCACGCTGGAGTGGCTTTTGCGCGGTCAAGCCGACCCGCGCCAGCAACGCGCCCACTGAGGCCAAGCTCAGCGAAACGCCCAATCGCTGTGCGATCAGTTCGCGCACGATCTGGCGTGTCCATAAACCGAAGTCGAAGCCATACTGCCGCGGGTTCTTGCCGTTGACCCACCGGAACACTTGCCGTCCTTGGGCATCGGTCAACTTCCGGCGCCGCCCGGGGGCCCGCCGCAACTGCAGGGCCCGCTTGCCTTGGCCGCGCCCGCGCACCTTCAGCCGTACCTTGTACGCCCAAGTCCGGTGCATCCCGAACGACGCCGAGACCGCTGCCGGCGATTCGCCCTCCGCCATCCGCTCCAGCGCCATGAAGCGCATCGCTTCCAGCGTCTCGCGGGTCAATGTCCGGCCATCGTTCTTCATACCCAATTATGACCGCAGTCGACGCCATTTGTTCCCTAATATACTGACTTATGAGTAATTGCAGAAGCTCAGCCATTCTCAGGCAGCGGCCATTATATTTTGTTACAACGGATATCCTGATGGAAGCAGCCAGTGACCGCAAGGGGGATGTTTCGAGGCTATTCGTAAAGCGCGATTGACAGATCAATGTTCTTTGTGGATATTAGATAGTTAAACTGATACGCCAGAGTGGTACACTAGTCGAGTTAAGCGTTCTTGTAACTTATTGATTGTAGAGGTATTGTATCTGGATATCCGGATTCCCTCCCTCTCCGCCACTTAATCGCAGCCGCGATATTCCGTTCCACAGCGATTGCCATCTGATCCTTCCGAATGGAGGGTGAGAAGCCTCATGGGTTCGACCGATTCGTCCGGAACGGATCGGCACGCCGCGCGAGCGGCGGTCCCGCAGGGACGAGGCGCAGGACGCGCCGAGCAATCCCTCCCTCTCCGCCACTTAATCGCAGCCGCGATATTCCGTTGCCCAGCGACTGTCATTTTATGCTGTGCAGGGCAAAGGTGCAGACCACCGGTTTGCTCAGTACCTTGACGCGAGCGCCGTTGCCGATATTCGTGAGATTGCTAATTCCGGGCGCGGAACGCTAGCATTGCCGGATGCAGACACTCACGCTTCAGACTCCCGACGACCTTCATGTTCACTTTCGCGACGGCGCGATGCTCGCGGAGACGGTGCGGGCGACGGCGCGGGTGTTCCGGCGCGCCATCGCGATGCCGAATCTGGTGCCGCCGGTGAAGACGGTCGAGCAGGCGCTTGCCTACAAACAGCGCCTGCTCGACGCCCGGCCGGAAGGCTCGGCGTTCGAGCCGCTGATGACCCTGTATCTGACCGATACTCTCGACGCCGACGAGATCGCGCGCGCCGCGGCCGCAGGCGTCCGCGCGGTCAAGCTGTATCCGGCCGGGGCGACCACCAATTCCGACGCCGGGGTCGCCAACCTGGACAGCCTGTACCCCATTCTCGAAATTCTGGAGGCGCACGGCATCATGCTGCTGGTGCACGGCGAGGTGACCGACCGCGGCGTGGATATCTTCGACCGCGAGCGCGAGTTCATCGACCGCCACCTGCGCGCCATCGCCGAGCGGTTCGCCGAGCTGAAGATCGTGCTGGAGCACATCAGCACCAAGGACGCGGCCGAGTTCGTGGCCGGGGCCGGCGCCAACGTGGCGGCGACGATCACCCCGCAGCATCTGCTGCTCAACCGCAACGACCTGCTGGCCGGCGGCATCCGTCCGCACAATTACTGCCTGCCGGTGCTCAAGCGCCGCAGTCACCAGGAAGCGCTGCGCGCGGCCGCGGTGTCCGGTTCCAGCAAGTTCTTCCTGGGCACGGATTCGGCGCCGCACGAGCTTTCGACCAAGGAGTCGGCCTGCGGCTGCGCCGGCTGCTACAGCGCGCCGACCGCCCTGGAGCTGTATGCGCAGGTCTTCGACGAGTTGGGCGCGCTTGACCGTCTGGAAGCCTTCGCCAGCCATTACGGCGCCGATTTCTACGGCCTGCCGCGCAATGCGGGCACGGTGACCCTGGTCAAGGAGCCGTGGACGATCCCCGAGCGCGTCGAAATCCCCGGCGTTGGTTCGATCGTTCCGCTGATGGCCGGCACGCGGCTCGACTGGAAGCTGCAGTCGCCCGCCTGAGCGCGGGGGTGAGGGTAATCCGCGCCGTCATCGGTCATGGGTTGCACTCGGGGCAGTGCCCGGGGTCGGCGGTTGCGCGTCCGTCGGGGCGTTCCCGCCGCTCGCTGTGGCCGCATTTCACGCAGCCGTGGACCACGCTGTGGACGAGGCGCGTGGGCGTGCCGCACCAGGCGCACGGCAGACCCGTAAGCGCATCGACCTGACCCCAGCCGGGCAGTCCACAGGCCGGGCACGGCGTGTCCAGGCGCGT
This genomic interval carries:
- a CDS encoding sulfotransferase-like domain-containing protein, which codes for MSYPVVFLWCVPRSVSTAFEKMVDNRGDFKVYGEPFITPYKLFASGRVAESMTDIEKVVEHLKEASCSSPVFVKEMTYHMKPFHNFSFPDNVIHSFLIRHPKFVLPSLYKMRENFTYEETGYEESFRFYNTLMHGTGTAPLVIDGQSLREYPQEVVRHYFESLGLDPKLESLRWNYGSRPEWQDREDWHALANKSNGFVAQGETAFEILEQPRIRIIYDNCLAFYRELKKGVAYEHKTDRQ
- a CDS encoding cupin domain-containing protein, whose protein sequence is MPIIVKSASPVWERDNHWSSLLLGEIGGVYVRHRHMKEMSTNLHMHPGAEETFFVLDGYMTLEVDGKRSLLSKGDLAVVSAGEKHRLIIDHHVELLVIDNIQPTKM
- the pyrC gene encoding dihydroorotase, with the translated sequence MQTLTLQTPDDLHVHFRDGAMLAETVRATARVFRRAIAMPNLVPPVKTVEQALAYKQRLLDARPEGSAFEPLMTLYLTDTLDADEIARAAAAGVRAVKLYPAGATTNSDAGVANLDSLYPILEILEAHGIMLLVHGEVTDRGVDIFDREREFIDRHLRAIAERFAELKIVLEHISTKDAAEFVAGAGANVAATITPQHLLLNRNDLLAGGIRPHNYCLPVLKRRSHQEALRAAAVSGSSKFFLGTDSAPHELSTKESACGCAGCYSAPTALELYAQVFDELGALDRLEAFASHYGADFYGLPRNAGTVTLVKEPWTIPERVEIPGVGSIVPLMAGTRLDWKLQSPA
- a CDS encoding IS630 family transposase, which translates into the protein MKNDGRTLTRETLEAMRFMALERMAEGESPAAVSASFGMHRTWAYKVRLKVRGRGQGKRALQLRRAPGRRRKLTDAQGRQVFRWVNGKNPRQYGFDFGLWTRQIVRELIAQRLGVSLSLASVGALLARVGLTAQKPLQRAYQRDPDAIERWQRETYPAIARQAKRDKADIYFWDESGFRADSVHGKTWGAKGHTPVVSVPGQRQGISAASAVSAKGAFWFTTYKGGLNGDLFVTFLQRLMRGRRKPLHLILDNLPAHKTRAVKTYVAKSKGKLTLHFLPGYAPELNPDELVWSHAKRTGNARRPLRAGERLEDRIQFQLADMAAQPNLIRSFSRHPSVAYITDC